In Priestia megaterium NBRC 15308 = ATCC 14581, the following proteins share a genomic window:
- a CDS encoding PAS domain S-box protein yields MESHNLIKKRNFILLLIFWLLYFVHIVLYHFIAADPHMIVFISGGILLLVVTAMYYFHFHPAIIMYSFFICYYAYIAYITSIEPAVINYLFLFLGIIVSFIYYSYVAIVISTLMSIIIVLYFYVSNTLFTSVTFVKLDIVYFILFTLITMIILLYCAHFSKKLIAIKTVKMNKTEDELYSAQEYLQSFFTYNRDAISVFSLDGKVIKVNDAFEQIYGWKAEEIVGKAIPFIPAGLKGGAESRLERVKKGEKLVAFETQDKRKDGKIIDVEITVSPIFNRDQQVVALFGISRDLTEEKETEKFLRQTDKLSLAGEMAAGIAHEIRNPLTSLNGFIQLIHEDSSRYHSYTTIMLSELNRINSIVGEFLLLAKPHDTVMKKHAFSTILNDVILLYESECVLKNVVVKTQVEAPHTYICCDANQIKQVLINLLKNALEAMPSGGEIHLNVTQHTKDLTIFIKDTGVGIPSHLLTHIQKPFFTTKPSGTGLGLVVIKNILYQHKGTFEIKSTVGEGTRVSLTIPLWEQEINH; encoded by the coding sequence ATGGAATCACACAACCTTATAAAAAAACGGAATTTTATTCTTTTACTTATTTTTTGGCTGCTGTATTTTGTCCACATTGTGTTATACCACTTTATTGCAGCTGATCCTCATATGATTGTTTTTATAAGCGGAGGAATTTTATTATTGGTAGTGACGGCTATGTACTACTTTCATTTTCATCCTGCTATCATTATGTATTCTTTTTTTATATGCTATTATGCCTATATTGCGTACATCACATCTATTGAACCTGCTGTTATTAATTATTTATTTTTGTTTCTTGGAATTATTGTTAGCTTTATTTATTATAGCTATGTCGCTATTGTAATTTCTACATTAATGTCCATAATAATTGTTTTGTACTTTTATGTAAGCAACACTCTTTTTACATCTGTGACTTTCGTGAAATTAGATATCGTTTATTTCATTTTGTTTACGCTGATCACAATGATTATTTTGTTGTATTGTGCTCATTTCTCTAAAAAACTGATTGCTATTAAGACGGTCAAAATGAACAAAACCGAAGATGAACTGTACTCTGCTCAAGAGTATTTACAATCTTTTTTTACATACAATCGCGACGCCATTTCCGTGTTCAGTCTAGACGGTAAAGTGATTAAAGTAAACGATGCTTTTGAGCAAATATACGGATGGAAAGCTGAAGAAATTGTCGGAAAAGCCATTCCATTCATTCCTGCTGGCTTAAAAGGCGGCGCTGAAAGCCGATTAGAAAGGGTTAAAAAAGGAGAAAAGCTGGTAGCCTTTGAAACTCAAGATAAGCGAAAAGACGGAAAAATAATTGATGTAGAAATCACTGTTTCACCTATTTTTAATCGTGATCAGCAAGTCGTTGCGCTTTTTGGTATTTCACGCGATCTTACAGAAGAAAAAGAAACAGAAAAATTTCTTCGCCAAACCGATAAGTTATCTTTAGCCGGCGAAATGGCAGCGGGAATCGCTCATGAAATTCGAAATCCGCTTACTTCTCTGAATGGATTTATTCAGCTTATTCATGAAGACAGCAGCCGCTATCATTCTTATACAACCATCATGCTGAGCGAACTGAATCGTATTAACTCAATCGTTGGAGAATTTTTATTGCTCGCTAAACCTCATGACACGGTTATGAAAAAGCACGCATTCTCTACTATTTTAAATGACGTTATTCTTCTGTATGAATCAGAATGTGTATTAAAAAATGTCGTAGTTAAAACGCAGGTGGAAGCCCCGCATACATACATCTGCTGTGATGCAAATCAAATTAAGCAAGTACTCATTAATTTGTTAAAAAATGCGCTTGAAGCTATGCCTAGCGGAGGAGAAATTCATTTAAACGTTACTCAGCATACTAAAGATCTTACTATTTTCATTAAAGATACAGGAGTCGGCATTCCTTCACATTTGCTTACGCACATTCAAAAGCCTTTTTTTACTACGAAGCCCTCAGGTACCGGTCTTGGACTTGTTGTGATTAAAAACATTTTGTATCAGCATAAAGGAACATTTGAGATTAAAAGCACTGTTGGCGAAGGAACCCGCGTTTCCCTTACGATTCCTTTATGGGAACAAGAAATTAATCATTAA
- a CDS encoding MarR family winged helix-turn-helix transcriptional regulator, producing MTNDVTREELDQSLKLFIVLSRANRSINDHVHKFIQQHGMNPTEFAVLELLYHKGQQPLQQIGGKILLASGSITYVVDKLEKKGFLERVACPNDRRVTYAAITKQGKEMIESMFPSHEKRIHDILSVLSSEEKEVAISMLKKLGHYADEFLPESTN from the coding sequence ATGACGAATGATGTAACTAGAGAAGAGTTAGACCAATCTCTTAAATTATTTATTGTACTATCTCGTGCCAATCGTTCAATTAATGATCATGTGCATAAATTTATTCAACAGCATGGAATGAATCCAACCGAATTTGCTGTCCTAGAGTTATTGTACCACAAAGGCCAGCAGCCTCTGCAGCAAATTGGCGGAAAAATTCTACTCGCAAGCGGCAGTATTACGTATGTAGTAGACAAGCTTGAGAAAAAAGGCTTCTTAGAGCGCGTTGCTTGTCCGAACGATCGTCGCGTAACCTATGCAGCTATCACCAAGCAAGGTAAGGAAATGATTGAAAGCATGTTTCCGAGTCACGAAAAAAGAATTCATGATATTTTATCCGTTTTATCTAGCGAAGAAAAGGAAGTTGCCATTTCGATGCTTAAGAAACTAGGGCACTATGCAGATGAATTTTTACCGGAATCGACTAATTAA
- a CDS encoding M3 family oligoendopeptidase: protein MKFEDYTYTRPDMNEIEKQFEKAITHFTEAASVSQQNEAIRLANDAYSQYSTMGNICYIRHSIDTANEFYKEEQDYFDETQPLLEGYVEKFYKALISSPFKRQLEEKWGKQLFSLAEMQLKTFSPEIVKELQEENKLSSQYTKLVASAKIVFEGEERTLAQLDPFMESPDRGMRKKAAEAKFQFFTDHEEEFDDIYDKLVKVRTKLAEKLGYKNFVEVGYARMSRIGYDAEMVAAFRKQVKEYIVPLTEKLKKRQQERIQVESLTYYDEPFQFETGNAVPKGDEKWIIENGRVMYKELSKETDEFFSFMLENNLMDLVAKKGKAGGGYCTFIEEYKAPFIFSNFNGTSGDIDVLTHEAGHAFQVYSSRDMETNEYHWPTHEGAEIHSMSMEYFTWPWMELFFKEDKDKYQFSHLSSGLTFLPYGVAVDEFQHAVYERPEMTPSERKQTWREIEKKYMPSKNYDGHHYLESGGFWQRQLHIYTSPFYYIDYTLAQICAFQFWKKDRENHEQAWQDYVHLCKLGGSKPFLELVEEANLISPFEEGCVQSVVDEIENYLNSIDDKKL from the coding sequence ATGAAATTTGAAGATTATACATATACGCGACCTGATATGAATGAAATTGAAAAGCAATTTGAAAAGGCCATTACACATTTTACGGAAGCAGCGTCAGTCAGTCAGCAAAACGAGGCAATTCGTTTAGCAAATGATGCGTATTCCCAGTACAGCACAATGGGGAACATCTGCTATATTCGTCATTCTATCGACACAGCGAATGAATTTTATAAAGAAGAACAAGACTATTTTGATGAAACACAGCCGCTTTTAGAAGGATATGTAGAGAAATTTTACAAAGCGTTAATCTCTTCGCCTTTTAAACGGCAACTAGAAGAAAAGTGGGGCAAGCAGCTGTTCTCTCTTGCTGAAATGCAGTTAAAAACGTTCTCTCCGGAAATAGTAAAAGAGCTTCAGGAAGAAAATAAGCTATCGTCTCAATATACGAAACTAGTGGCGTCAGCTAAAATTGTATTTGAAGGAGAAGAAAGAACGTTAGCTCAGCTTGATCCGTTTATGGAGTCACCTGATCGAGGAATGAGAAAAAAAGCAGCAGAAGCGAAATTTCAATTTTTTACCGATCATGAAGAGGAATTTGATGATATTTATGACAAACTTGTAAAAGTGCGGACCAAGCTTGCTGAAAAACTAGGCTATAAAAATTTCGTAGAAGTGGGCTATGCTCGTATGTCTAGAATAGGCTACGATGCTGAAATGGTTGCCGCTTTTCGCAAACAAGTAAAAGAGTATATTGTTCCCCTTACTGAAAAACTAAAAAAGCGTCAGCAGGAAAGAATTCAAGTAGAGAGCTTAACTTATTATGATGAACCGTTTCAGTTTGAAACAGGAAACGCAGTGCCAAAAGGTGATGAAAAGTGGATTATTGAAAATGGACGAGTTATGTATAAGGAGCTTTCTAAAGAGACGGACGAATTTTTTTCATTTATGCTTGAAAATAATTTGATGGATCTAGTCGCTAAAAAGGGCAAAGCAGGCGGAGGCTACTGTACGTTTATTGAAGAATACAAAGCACCGTTTATTTTTTCAAATTTTAATGGAACATCAGGGGATATTGATGTGTTAACGCATGAAGCAGGGCATGCTTTTCAAGTGTATTCCAGCCGAGATATGGAAACCAATGAGTATCACTGGCCTACGCATGAAGGAGCTGAAATTCATTCGATGAGCATGGAGTATTTTACATGGCCTTGGATGGAGTTGTTCTTTAAAGAAGACAAAGATAAATACCAGTTTTCTCATTTAAGCTCAGGCTTAACCTTCTTACCTTACGGGGTAGCGGTAGATGAATTTCAGCATGCTGTATACGAACGTCCTGAGATGACGCCTTCGGAACGAAAACAAACGTGGCGAGAAATTGAAAAGAAATATATGCCTTCTAAAAACTATGACGGCCATCATTATCTAGAAAGCGGGGGCTTCTGGCAGCGCCAGCTTCATATTTACACGTCTCCGTTTTATTATATTGATTACACACTCGCTCAAATTTGTGCATTTCAATTTTGGAAAAAAGATCGAGAAAATCATGAGCAAGCATGGCAAGATTACGTTCATTTGTGTAAGCTTGGCGGAAGTAAGCCGTTTTTAGAATTAGTAGAGGAAGCGAATTTGATCTCTCCATTCGAAGAGGGTTGCGTGCAGTCTGTAGTAGATGAAATTGAAAACTATTTAAATAGTATTGATGATAAAAAGCTATAA
- a CDS encoding ZIP family metal transporter, with amino-acid sequence MTEVLIGSILSALSTGVGALPILFLNQELTHRWKDILLALTAGIMTAASTMSLIPESLQSGGFFSLAIGLLLGVVTLTLLEQNIPHIDLEHSKTGIQFDEKALLIVSAITLHNLPEGLSVGVSYASNVENTGNLIALAIGLQNAPEGLLVALFLAQQNISKIKAFLIATLTGSVEIVTSLLGFYLTNFVDSLVSYGLAFAAGAMLFIIYKELIPESHGDGNERFATYSFIFGILFMIFLINIF; translated from the coding sequence ATGACTGAGGTCCTAATTGGAAGCATTCTTTCTGCGCTATCGACTGGAGTAGGCGCTTTGCCTATTCTGTTTTTGAATCAAGAACTCACTCATCGCTGGAAAGATATACTTCTTGCGCTCACTGCAGGTATTATGACAGCAGCTTCTACTATGAGCTTGATTCCAGAATCTCTTCAAAGTGGCGGTTTTTTTTCCTTAGCCATTGGCTTACTGCTTGGAGTTGTAACATTAACACTCTTGGAGCAGAATATTCCTCACATTGATCTTGAGCATTCTAAAACCGGCATTCAGTTTGATGAAAAAGCACTTTTAATTGTTTCCGCTATTACTTTGCATAACCTTCCTGAAGGACTGTCTGTTGGTGTTAGCTACGCTTCAAATGTTGAAAATACAGGGAACTTAATTGCCCTTGCAATCGGTCTTCAAAATGCACCTGAAGGACTGTTGGTCGCGCTATTTTTAGCTCAGCAAAACATCAGTAAAATAAAAGCATTTTTAATTGCTACCCTTACAGGCTCCGTTGAGATTGTAACGTCTTTACTCGGGTTTTATTTAACTAATTTTGTTGATTCTCTCGTTTCATATGGATTAGCTTTTGCTGCTGGAGCCATGCTTTTTATTATTTATAAAGAGTTGATTCCAGAAAGCCACGGCGATGGAAACGAAAGATTTGCTACTTATTCGTTTATTTTTGGTATTTTGTTTATGATCTTTTTAATTAACATTTTTTAA
- a CDS encoding ATP-dependent Clp protease ATP-binding subunit — MICQNCNKREASIQLNVQTNNQKSQYRLCHTCYQALMKEHKIPSGFGGGGFMNIDDLFNQMAHEQAAPEQPQQGNGGGGFLDQFGRNLTQIAKTGLIDPVIGREEEVERVIEILNRRNKNNPVLIGEPGVGKTAVVEGLALKIAEGKVPAKLLNKDVYLLDVASLVANTGVRGQFEERMKQLISELQQRKNVILFIDEIHLLVGAGSAEGSMDASNILKPALARGELQVVGATTLKEYRSIEKDAALERRFQPVMVHEPSVEEAVEILKGIQSKYEDYHGVSYTDEAVRACVNLSHRYIQDRFLPDKAIDLLDEAGSKMNLQAGITNKDDAAARLKEITKEKEQALKDEKYEVAAKLRDEEAALEKQLNEEQQKMNVDIADIQAIIEKKTGIPVGKLQENESAKMKHLAEHLAQKVIGQQEAVEKVAKAIRRSRAGLKAKHRPIGSFLFVGPTGVGKTELTKTLAEELFGSKDAMVRLDMSEYMEKHAVSKLIGSPPGYVGHEEAGQLTEKVRRNPYSIILLDEIEKAHPDVQHMFLQILEDGRLTDSQGRTVSFKDTVIIMTSNAGVGEKKITVGFDAENDALKQASVLDSLSSYFKPEFLNRFDTIIEFNHLEKDNLIKIVDLMLAELKETLQEQNITLSVAAEVKEKLAELGYHPAFGARPLRRAIQEQLEDRITDLLLDDADVSTVNVTLNEASEITVQN, encoded by the coding sequence ATGATTTGTCAAAACTGTAATAAACGTGAAGCATCTATTCAATTAAATGTACAAACAAATAACCAAAAATCTCAATATCGTTTATGTCATACATGTTATCAAGCACTAATGAAAGAACATAAAATCCCATCAGGTTTTGGAGGTGGCGGCTTTATGAACATCGATGATTTATTCAATCAAATGGCGCACGAACAAGCTGCACCGGAACAGCCACAGCAAGGAAATGGCGGCGGAGGCTTTTTAGACCAGTTCGGTCGAAACTTAACTCAAATTGCGAAAACGGGATTAATTGACCCTGTTATTGGCCGAGAAGAAGAAGTAGAGCGTGTCATTGAAATTTTAAATAGAAGAAACAAAAACAACCCGGTACTAATCGGAGAACCCGGTGTTGGTAAAACAGCTGTTGTTGAAGGGTTAGCTTTAAAAATCGCGGAAGGAAAAGTTCCTGCCAAGCTGTTAAATAAAGATGTATATCTGTTAGATGTAGCATCTCTCGTAGCTAATACCGGCGTGCGCGGTCAATTTGAAGAGCGCATGAAACAGTTAATTTCTGAGCTTCAACAGCGAAAAAACGTGATTTTATTTATCGATGAAATTCACCTTCTTGTAGGAGCTGGTTCAGCGGAAGGTTCAATGGACGCAAGCAATATTTTAAAACCAGCTCTTGCACGAGGCGAACTTCAAGTAGTCGGAGCTACAACTTTAAAAGAGTACCGTTCCATTGAAAAAGATGCGGCGCTTGAACGACGCTTCCAGCCGGTTATGGTTCACGAACCGTCTGTAGAAGAAGCCGTTGAAATTCTAAAAGGAATCCAAAGTAAATATGAAGATTATCACGGCGTTAGCTATACAGATGAAGCAGTCCGCGCTTGTGTAAATTTATCACACCGCTACATTCAAGATCGCTTCTTGCCTGATAAAGCAATTGACTTGCTAGATGAAGCAGGTTCAAAAATGAACTTACAGGCTGGCATTACAAATAAAGACGACGCGGCCGCTCGCTTAAAAGAAATTACAAAAGAAAAAGAGCAGGCGCTAAAGGATGAAAAATATGAAGTAGCAGCAAAACTGCGAGATGAAGAAGCTGCTCTTGAAAAACAACTAAACGAAGAACAGCAAAAAATGAATGTGGATATTGCTGATATTCAAGCAATTATTGAAAAGAAAACGGGTATCCCTGTTGGTAAACTTCAAGAAAATGAATCAGCAAAAATGAAGCATTTAGCAGAGCACTTAGCTCAAAAAGTAATCGGACAGCAGGAAGCTGTAGAAAAAGTAGCAAAAGCGATTCGACGTTCTCGCGCTGGATTAAAAGCGAAGCATCGCCCAATTGGTTCATTCTTATTTGTCGGCCCAACAGGTGTCGGTAAAACAGAGTTAACCAAAACATTAGCTGAAGAACTGTTCGGCTCAAAAGATGCTATGGTTCGTCTAGATATGAGTGAATATATGGAAAAACACGCGGTGTCTAAATTAATCGGTTCACCTCCTGGCTACGTAGGTCACGAAGAGGCAGGACAATTAACAGAGAAAGTACGCCGTAATCCTTATTCCATCATCTTACTAGATGAAATTGAAAAAGCTCATCCAGACGTTCAGCATATGTTTCTGCAAATTCTAGAAGATGGACGTCTAACAGATAGTCAAGGTCGCACAGTAAGCTTTAAAGACACAGTTATCATTATGACAAGTAACGCTGGTGTAGGTGAAAAGAAAATTACGGTTGGGTTTGACGCAGAAAATGACGCACTTAAACAGGCATCCGTTTTAGATTCACTTTCATCTTATTTCAAACCAGAGTTTTTAAACCGATTTGATACAATCATTGAATTTAATCATCTTGAAAAAGACAACTTGATTAAAATCGTGGACCTTATGCTTGCTGAATTAAAAGAAACATTACAAGAACAAAATATCACGCTGAGCGTAGCAGCTGAAGTAAAAGAAAAACTGGCTGAACTTGGCTATCACCCTGCATTCGGTGCTAGACCGCTCCGCCGAGCAATTCAAGAACAGCTTGAAGATCGAATTACAGACTTACTTTTAGATGACGCAGACGTATCGACAGTGAACGTAACGTTAAATGAAGCAAGCGAAATCACCGTACAAAACTAA
- a CDS encoding aspartyl-phosphate phosphatase Spo0E family protein, translated as MFGVRNRTKSERLLVEIVQKRQKMVQLGEEKGLTNEETVTCSQELDQLLLVYQKKRLKEEEEKTSFATLISRFLSFSKL; from the coding sequence GTGTTTGGAGTGAGAAATAGAACGAAATCAGAGAGATTATTAGTAGAAATCGTCCAAAAAAGACAAAAGATGGTGCAGCTCGGAGAAGAAAAAGGTTTGACTAATGAAGAAACCGTTACCTGTAGTCAAGAGCTTGATCAGCTCTTACTCGTTTATCAAAAGAAGCGTTTAAAAGAAGAGGAAGAAAAGACATCGTTTGCCACGCTGATTAGCCGCTTTTTATCTTTTTCAAAGCTGTAA
- a CDS encoding DUF4931 domain-containing protein: protein MKPTHLLFNSAIGSQKPETIVNRQNPCPFCDVESLTGIIEKQGPIIWLKNKFPVLQDAYQTVIIETDECSSELSIYPKEHLYTLLNFATERWISMMNSGEYASVLFFKNHGPMSGGSLRHPHMQIIGLNEIDVNENVKLEQFEGVTIAQNEHVTFNLSVKPRMGFFEFNVITDQLDKELHAFADYLQTAAHYLLNHFHRSCTSYNLFFYDLKNGKIAAKIIPRFATSPLYVGYGIPQVSNKLEHIANQVQELYFT from the coding sequence ATGAAACCAACCCATTTATTATTTAATTCCGCGATTGGTTCACAAAAGCCTGAAACAATCGTTAACCGGCAAAATCCCTGTCCCTTTTGCGATGTAGAATCTCTTACAGGCATTATTGAAAAACAAGGACCTATCATTTGGCTGAAAAATAAGTTTCCCGTTCTGCAAGATGCTTATCAGACGGTTATTATTGAGACCGATGAATGTTCTTCGGAGCTATCTATTTATCCAAAGGAACATCTGTACACCTTGCTGAACTTCGCTACTGAACGATGGATATCTATGATGAACAGCGGAGAATATGCTTCTGTTCTTTTCTTTAAAAACCACGGCCCCATGTCCGGAGGATCATTACGACATCCTCATATGCAAATTATTGGTTTAAATGAGATAGATGTAAATGAAAATGTGAAGCTAGAGCAGTTTGAAGGAGTCACAATTGCCCAAAATGAACACGTCACATTTAATTTATCTGTAAAACCTAGAATGGGCTTTTTTGAATTTAACGTGATAACGGATCAGCTTGACAAAGAGCTGCACGCATTTGCAGATTATCTTCAAACGGCTGCTCACTATTTATTAAATCATTTTCATCGTAGCTGCACGAGCTACAACTTATTTTTTTATGATCTTAAAAACGGCAAAATTGCGGCGAAAATCATTCCTCGCTTTGCCACATCTCCTTTGTATGTAGGATATGGCATTCCTCAAGTTTCCAATAAGCTTGAGCACATTGCTAACCAAGTTCAGGAGCTGTACTTTACCTAA